In Synergistaceae bacterium, the DNA window GAATGATATAACGCCGTATTTCTTCACTGAAAAAATTACAAATTGTTTCGCAGCCGAGACCATCCCCGTTTATTTAGGAGCTACTAGGATACATGAATTCTTTAATCCCGACGGAATCATAAATATTTCAGTAAATGACGCTCAAAATATCGAGAAAATTTTATCTCAATGCACACCGGCTGAATATGAACGCAGGCTCCCGGCAATTCTTGACAATTTCGAGCGGGTTAAAGAATTTCGCAGCATGTATGATTATATGTACGATAAATATTTAAGAAAATTTTACGAGTGAATTATTTGCGAAATAGTCCCGCCCCCGATTACTATATCCCCGTCATAGATTACTGCTGCTTGGCCGATCGCCGGGACTTGCTGACTCTCTGCAAATTCTATGATTAATTTATTATTCTCTTGATTTATAACCGCAGGAATTTCTTTTTGCCGATAACGCAATTTCACACGGGCATGAAAATTTTTTACCTCGTCAAGTGCTATTAAATTCGCATTACTGGCAATTACTCCGCGTGCCTGTAAAACTTTTGAGTCCTCTTCAGCAAGCATTATATTATTCGAGTCAATATCTATATTTGCAACGTATAAACGCGATTTTGCAGCAACTCCGAGTCCCCTTCTCTGTCCGATTGTATAATTTATTATGCCCTTGTGAGTGCCTATTATACGCCCTGACTCGTCTATGAAATTCCCGGACTTGTAAATTTTGCCGGTAAAATTTTTAATAAATCCCGCGTAATCATTATCACTAACAAAGCAAATATCCTGCGAGTCATGTTTTCTAGCATTCACAAAATTTAACGACTCTGCAAGCTCTCTTACTTCAGGTTTAGTCATGTCCCCTAATGGAAAATCTATACTAGCAAGTTTTTCTTGTGTAAGCATATAAAGCACATAACTTTGATCACGTTCTAAATCCTTGCCCTTGCTCAATAAATAACGGCCTGAACTTTCACGCGTAATTCTTGCATAATGTCCGGTCGCTATTCTTTCAAGTCCTGATTTTCTCGCATAATCGAGCATTAATCCAAATTTCATAAATTTATTACATGTTATACAGGGATTCGGCGTGCCTCCTGACTCGTAAATTCTCACAAAGTCATTTATCACTATTTCTGCAAACTCGCGGGAATAATCAATTATTTCATGTTGAATCCCTAAATTATCACAAATTTTCCTTGCATCATCGCATGAATTCCCGTGTAAAATCATAGTCGCGCCCTTGCAGGTTTTATATTTCTCGCGTATTAAGAAAGCGGAGACGCTGCTATCAACACCCCCGCTCATGGCAATTAAAACACTCATGAATTATTTTAATAGATCGCTCATTTTCTGGAGTCTTCTTATTGCCTCGTCTAATACTTCACTCGAACGCGCAAAATGGAATCTTATTAAATTATTTATCGGCTCACGGAAAAAGCTAGACCCCGGAACAGCGGCTACTCCTATATTCTTTATTACCCATTCACAGAAAGCCAGATCCGTCCAGCCCTCAAATTGCGGTAACTGCAAGAAATTGCTTATATCTACCATGACAAAATAAGAACCCTGCGGCACATTATGCTTTAATCCTGCGTTGTCGAGTCCCTGCAAAAATCTATTTCGCTTCTCAGTATATTTTGCTTTGAGATCGTCATAATATTCGGGCGGCAGCTTAAACGCATTAACGGCGGCTTCCATGAGGGGGGCAGCTGCTCCGACTGTCAGGAAGTCATGAACTTTTCTAGCTCCGTCTACAACATCAGCAGGGCCGATTAAATAGCCGAGTCTCCACCCAGTAATTGAATAAGTTTTCGAGAGCGAATTACACGTAATAACATGATCGAACATTCCGGGAAGTCCTGACGCGTAAACGTGTTTATATGGGTCAAATACTATATGCTCGTAAACCTCATCAGTGATTATATAAGCGTCATATTTTACAGCAAGTTCGCCGATTGCGATTAATTCATGCTCGGTGAAAACTTTTCCGCAGGGATTCGAGGGATTACAGATAACAATTGCTTTTGCGCCGTCTTTGAAGCCCTGTTCTATCAGCTTTATATCAAAATCATATGTCGGAGGCACTAAAGGCACATAAATCGGAGTCGCTCCTGACAAAATTGCGTCCGCGCCGTAATTTTCGTAAAATGGCGAGAAAACTAATACTTTATCGCCGGGGTTGCAGATAGTCATCATTGCCGACATCATTGCTTCAGTACTTCCGCATGTAATAACTATTTCAGTTTCCGGGTCGATTTCGCGGTTAATTGCTTTGCCTTGTTTCTCACAAATTGCATCACGGAAATTTTTAGCTCCGAAAGTTATAGCGTACTGGTGCGGGCCTGTATATGCTGCCTTAGCAAGTGAGTCAAGCATTTCCTTAGGCGGATCCCAGTCAGGAAATCCCTGCGATAAATTAATTGCACCGTATTTGTTGCTGATTCGAGTCATTCGTCTTATAACAGAGTCCGTGAAAGTTCCGACTCTATCACTTAATTTCGGCATGGTAAAAATTTCAAATCCTTTCGTTTAACGTGTCTAATAATATTTATAGACAATTTTAAATTTTACTCGCACATTTTGCAATATAATATATTTTTTTCTCCCCCCTCGGGGTTGGGAGGGGGGCAGGGGGGGAGGGGCGGGCGAACAAGTTCGCGTTTTCATTTCGGGCTAGCGGGATGGCAATACACGAATTAATAATAAATTGCCTTCTCGTAAAAAAATTTCTGCGTCATTGTCAGGGCTTAATACCTCGTTGCTTATTCCATATTGATATGACGGCGTAATCTCAGCATTCTCAAGATTATATTTTGCGTGATTTATATCGATTCCGCGTGCAGTCCCTGAAATATTTATTAAGGAGAAAAATTTACACCCATATTTTACACGGACTCGTTCACCAGCTGAAATTAATTCGATTTCTGAGTAATCATCTATAATAATCGCTCGTTTATTTGCCTGCTTTAACATCATAAGCGCGTAAATATTCCCTAAAGTGTGATCAAGCCTTCCGCCTGTTACTCCGATTAACAAGAAATCATCATAACCGCGTTTAATAGCTTCTTTCACGGCATAAATCGAATCCGTATCATCTTTTATGACGGGCAGGACTATAACATTATTTAAATTTTCAGGTTTAGAATGCGAGTCAAAATCTCCGATTATTAAATCAGGCTTAAATCCCAGCGAGTCAACATGTTTTAACCCGCAATCACAGTAAATAAAATAGTCCTGACTCGATAAATATTTGCGCATTAACGAGTAATTATTTATTTCTGCACCGCCTATTATTACACAGCGTTTATTATTCATGATTATATGCCATGTCCCAGAATCCCATTTCATAGAGCGAGCAGTTTCTAAAAATTTCGGCCAAGTGATTTAATTGCGATTCACTATAATTTTTTGCTGACTCCTCTATTGCTTTCACTAAAATTTGATTAGTCGCGCTATATTCTTCACCTGAGTAGCATTTTATCCAGTTCCCATATAATTCATGATTACTTGATTCCGGGTTATTCTTCACGATATTTTTTGCTATATCTTCATAACTCAAAGCACATGACAAAATCGCCGCTAAGATTTCCGGTTCTCCCTCTTCATAGGCCACTCGCAGCATATATGACGTATAAGAAAGATTCTCAATTGAACGGGGAGTCGAGTCTATTTCCTGTTGAGTTACGTTTAATTTGCCCATATAGCCCCGGTGTATATCGAGTTCAACATTTGCTATAGCTTGAATCACGTTCGCAAATATCTGCATAGTTCCGAGTGATTTTGCCTTTGCTGCTCCCAGTGCGAAAACTTTTGAGTACTCGTTTAAATATAAATAGTCTTGAATTATATAATATTTAAATTTTTGCGGGTCTAATTTTCCGGATTCGAGTCCCTTCACAAACGGGTGATTATTATATTCTGCCCAGAAATCAGAGACGGAATCACGTAAACGCTCAAGCAAATTTTTATAATTATTTTTGCAAGTAAAGCCGGTATTATATTTATGAATAAATCTATCTGATAAATTAAAAGCGTGATTCATAGGTCCGCAGCCCTTGCCTAAATCTAACATAGCACCGAGAGCACCGGAAATATAATTTTTTGCGAGCCTGACAGACTCATCAAGTGTAAAATCTTTCGCCAAATTCGCAGCAATAGCACTTGAAAGTGTGCAGCCCGTCCCGTGTGTGTTATTCGTGTTAATTCTTTTGCCGTAATACCATTTATAAACGCCCTGCCTGGTACATAATAAATCATTTGCGTCATTAACTGCATGACCGCCCTTAAGCAGCACAGCACACCCGAATAAAGAATTAATTTTCCCGGCAGCCTGAATCATGTCAGACTCGTTATTAATTTTCATGCCCGATAAAATTTCAGCTTCGGGAATATTAGGTGTTATTATCATAGCAAGCGGTAATAACTCATTTGCTAGAGTCTTTATAGCGTCGTCATTAATTAATTTGCTCCCGCTAGTTGCTACCATGACGGGATCTATTACGATATTTTTTGCGTGATATTTTTTCAGGGACTCGGCGATAACGTGTATTAAATCTGAACTTGATACCATGCCGATTTTCACAGAATCAGGGAATATATCCGTAAAAATTGCGTCTAACTGTTTATTCAAGAAATCCGGCGATGACTCAAGAATTCCCGTGACTCCTAAAGTATTTTGCGCCGTCAATGCTGTAACAGCACTCATTGCAAAAACTCCGTTCATTGTCATAGTCTTAATATCGGCCTGAATTCCCGCCCCTCCTGATGAGTCACTGCCTGCAATTGTTAAAGCTGTCTTCATGATTAAATTATTGTCCCTCCTGTTAAATAAAATCTATAAAATTTTTAACGTAATAATCACATATATTTATAATTCTTGCGCGCTTGTCTATATTTGAATTATCTTCGACTCCGACTGTAATAAAATTTGCTGACTTGGCCGTCTTTAATGCATATAAAGCGTCTTCAAACACGGCTATATTATTCGGCTTTAAATTCAAGAAATTTGCGCATTCAATGAAAATTTTAGGCTCGTGTTTATTCGTGTTGAGCTCCGAACATGTAAAAATTTTCGAGAAATATTTATTTATCCCGTTGCGAGTCAATGCTGCCTGCAATAAATTTTGATCTCCTGAAGTTGCTATTACTTTAGGAATATTGAGAGAGTCAAGAAATTTTTTGACTCCCTGTTTTAATTCGACCTCATAATAATAAAAATTTTCGATTATGCGCAGGATTCCTGATTGAATCTCATTCACGGGGAAGCACAAATTATATTTATTCTGCAAATATAAGCAGCCCTGTTCTAAGCTCATGGGATAAAGAATTTCAGCTAAATTTTTTTCAGGGACAATATTTAAAGACTCAAGATAGCGCGAACCTAATTCCCGCCAAATATGCATAGAGTCTAATAATGTCCCGTCTGCGTCAAAAATTGCGGCCTTAATATTCTTATCAAGCAAAATATTTTCCTGATAATTCACGTAAATTCTCGGCTGCCTTCCTGATATTTTCTTGGGCAAAGATCGCGCTTATTACTGCAATTCCCGCAATTCCTGAGTCCTTAAGTTCGGCTAAATTCTGCGTTGTTATTCCGCCTATTGCAACGACGGGAATTTTTACGGATTCACAAATTTGCTTCAAAGCCTCGTGAGTAATATCGACTGCATCAGACTTTGATCCCGTATGAAAGACTGCCCCCGCTCCGAGATAGTCAGCACCTTTTGACTCGGCGATAATTGCTTCCTGCTGCGTCCTGACAGAAACGCCTAAAATTTTGTCATGACCTATTAAAGCCCGCACATTTCCGGCCTCCATATCGCTTTGTCCAACATGAATCCCGTCGGCGTTGATTTCTCTAGCAAGTTCTACATCGTCATTAATAATAAACGGGACATTGAAATTTTTACATAATGCTTGAATCTCTAAGGCCTCGCGCTTGAATTCGTCATGTGATAAATTTTTCTCCCGCAATTGAACGAGAGTCGCCCCGCCTAAAATCGCCTCTTTCACGTCGTCATATAATCTGCGCCCGTTGAGCCAGTATCTATCAGTTACAGCATAAAGCAATAAATCTTGTCTAGAAAATTTCATATTTTGCGCCCCGGTCAAGTTCTTCACTTGTCATGTTATAAATCTCGTCAATAATATTATTGCGATAACTTGAATTGCCGACTCCGTCTTTAAAAGCTAATTCTCCGGCCAAGCCCATTAAAGCCACCGCAGCCGCCGAAGACTCTAATTTATTATCAGGATTTGCCGCGATAAAAGCCGTCATAATTCCCGATAATTGACAGCCTGTCCCGGTTATTCTGCCCATTTCAGGCCGTCCGTTGCGAATCACGTAACATTTTGACGAGTCAGAAACTAAATCAATAGCCCCC includes these proteins:
- the mnmA gene encoding tRNA 2-thiouridine(34) synthase MnmA; the encoded protein is MSVLIAMSGGVDSSVSAFLIREKYKTCKGATMILHGNSCDDARKICDNLGIQHEIIDYSREFAEIVINDFVRIYESGGTPNPCITCNKFMKFGLMLDYARKSGLERIATGHYARITRESSGRYLLSKGKDLERDQSYVLYMLTQEKLASIDFPLGDMTKPEVRELAESLNFVNARKHDSQDICFVSDNDYAGFIKNFTGKIYKSGNFIDESGRIIGTHKGIINYTIGQRRGLGVAAKSRLYVANIDIDSNNIMLAEEDSKVLQARGVIASNANLIALDEVKNFHARVKLRYRQKEIPAVINQENNKLIIEFAESQQVPAIGQAAVIYDGDIVIGGGTISQIIHS
- a CDS encoding HAD family phosphatase, which encodes MPKKISGRQPRIYVNYQENILLDKNIKAAIFDADGTLLDSMHIWRELGSRYLESLNIVPEKNLAEILYPMSLEQGCLYLQNKYNLCFPVNEIQSGILRIIENFYYYEVELKQGVKKFLDSLNIPKVIATSGDQNLLQAALTRNGINKYFSKIFTCSELNTNKHEPKIFIECANFLNLKPNNIAVFEDALYALKTAKSANFITVGVEDNSNIDKRARIINICDYYVKNFIDFI
- a CDS encoding thiamine diphosphokinase translates to MNNKRCVIIGGAEINNYSLMRKYLSSQDYFIYCDCGLKHVDSLGFKPDLIIGDFDSHSKPENLNNVIVLPVIKDDTDSIYAVKEAIKRGYDDFLLIGVTGGRLDHTLGNIYALMMLKQANKRAIIIDDYSEIELISAGERVRVKYGCKFFSLINISGTARGIDINHAKYNLENAEITPSYQYGISNEVLSPDNDAEIFLREGNLLLIRVLPSR
- the thiE gene encoding thiamine phosphate synthase, which translates into the protein MKFSRQDLLLYAVTDRYWLNGRRLYDDVKEAILGGATLVQLREKNLSHDEFKREALEIQALCKNFNVPFIINDDVELAREINADGIHVGQSDMEAGNVRALIGHDKILGVSVRTQQEAIIAESKGADYLGAGAVFHTGSKSDAVDITHEALKQICESVKIPVVAIGGITTQNLAELKDSGIAGIAVISAIFAQENIRKAAENLRELSGKYFA
- a CDS encoding pyridoxal phosphate-dependent aminotransferase; its protein translation is MPKLSDRVGTFTDSVIRRMTRISNKYGAINLSQGFPDWDPPKEMLDSLAKAAYTGPHQYAITFGAKNFRDAICEKQGKAINREIDPETEIVITCGSTEAMMSAMMTICNPGDKVLVFSPFYENYGADAILSGATPIYVPLVPPTYDFDIKLIEQGFKDGAKAIVICNPSNPCGKVFTEHELIAIGELAVKYDAYIITDEVYEHIVFDPYKHVYASGLPGMFDHVITCNSLSKTYSITGWRLGYLIGPADVVDGARKVHDFLTVGAAAPLMEAAVNAFKLPPEYYDDLKAKYTEKRNRFLQGLDNAGLKHNVPQGSYFVMVDISNFLQLPQFEGWTDLAFCEWVIKNIGVAAVPGSSFFREPINNLIRFHFARSSEVLDEAIRRLQKMSDLLK